One part of the Edaphobacter acidisoli genome encodes these proteins:
- a CDS encoding glycosyltransferase family 4 protein, whose protein sequence is MIRPLSVASPDPSRESLPHVLLVVDQLPKTLGGGERIVLKLAGLLPAYGYRASILTFAADPQSPAFKSPPCPIYLLPLRRTYDLQALRAAFELKRFLHQQQIQIVQTFFESSDLWAGLVAKKLAKTALIWSRRDMGILRAGKHHLAYRLMAGVPDAVFAVSEQVRQHCIDVDHIDPSRVQTIYNGLDLAIWNAIAPPTRTSSEVHIATVGNVRRVKGHDVLIKAAAEIVRHFPGTTFSIAGAVMEPEYFAELETLVRDLNLLGRFHFVGNITDLHEYLAAADIFVLPSRSEGFSNAIIEAMAASLPVVATNVGGNAEAVQHGTSGFIVPPDDADKLANAVIQLLNDTPRAKSMGAAGRKIVEENFTTAAMMSKTTAIYKNLLAEQTLR, encoded by the coding sequence ATGATCAGGCCTCTATCAGTCGCCTCGCCGGACCCTTCGCGTGAATCTCTCCCCCACGTCTTGCTTGTCGTCGATCAGCTCCCGAAGACGCTCGGAGGTGGCGAGCGCATCGTCCTCAAGCTCGCCGGGCTTTTACCAGCCTACGGATATCGCGCGTCGATCCTGACCTTCGCCGCAGACCCACAGAGCCCCGCTTTTAAATCTCCGCCATGCCCGATCTATCTGCTGCCGCTGCGCCGCACCTACGACCTCCAGGCGCTCCGCGCCGCTTTCGAGCTGAAGCGCTTTCTCCATCAGCAGCAAATCCAGATCGTCCAGACATTTTTTGAAAGCTCCGACCTATGGGCCGGGCTTGTAGCCAAAAAGCTTGCAAAGACTGCGCTCATCTGGAGCCGCAGAGACATGGGCATTCTGCGCGCAGGAAAGCACCACCTCGCGTACCGCCTCATGGCTGGCGTTCCCGACGCCGTCTTCGCCGTCTCCGAACAAGTCCGTCAGCACTGCATCGACGTGGACCACATCGACCCCTCGCGTGTCCAGACCATCTACAACGGCCTCGATCTTGCCATCTGGAACGCGATAGCTCCGCCCACCAGAACATCCTCTGAAGTCCACATAGCAACCGTGGGCAATGTTCGCCGCGTGAAAGGACATGATGTTCTCATCAAAGCTGCCGCGGAGATCGTCCGCCACTTTCCCGGCACCACCTTCAGCATCGCAGGTGCTGTCATGGAGCCGGAATACTTCGCGGAGCTCGAAACCCTCGTCCGTGATCTCAATCTCTTAGGACGATTCCATTTCGTCGGCAACATCACCGACCTGCACGAATATCTAGCCGCTGCAGACATCTTCGTTCTTCCCTCCCGCAGCGAGGGCTTCTCGAACGCCATCATCGAAGCCATGGCAGCATCACTTCCCGTCGTGGCAACCAACGTTGGAGGCAACGCCGAAGCGGTCCAGCACGGTACCAGCGGATTCATCGTCCCACCGGACGACGCTGACAAGCTCGCCAATGCAGTCATCCAACTTCTGAACGACACGCCTCGCGCAAAATCAATGGGAGCAGCCGGAAGAAAGATCGTCGAGGAGAACTTCACTACAGCGGCAATGATGTCGAAGACCACCGCCATCTACAAGAACCTGCTCGCAGAACAGACATTGCGCTGA
- a CDS encoding O-antigen ligase family protein has translation MGTGLGHYIPLVAYLGFWVMIVVSLVKNPLYGLYYLMPFLPYRTMRDHFLIYPLGSNMLTILIFAVIIGAFFRGKRLPPSKLFTVWLIYAAYLYCSMWLGTALGLSRAPLWLNDTNFVTWKDYILIPLVFVAASLVIEDRKAIRNIVFITAISLLFIDRASLMESLSHSWAAFDENKRDPGPLAWGANITAAFLAQFGMFFWGFLPFLKKGRYKLLCYALVAATLLATMYTFSRAAYLSVLVGVFMIGILKKRQLLIVLAVFLMVWQAVVPTAVRERVNMTENSNGQLEASAQERVDLWENAEKSFLHSPIVGNGYATFQLGEHVDNLRDTHNWYVKVAVETGIVGLIITFWLLQQMFALSFRLFFKAEDPLYKGLGLGLIAAMASCVIANFFGDRWTYLEITGLLWVLFGAAARANQLMQTAPEEAPAQLAAPSSDSVNPYMAYR, from the coding sequence GTGGGAACAGGCCTCGGACACTACATTCCGCTCGTAGCCTACCTGGGCTTCTGGGTCATGATCGTCGTGTCTCTGGTCAAGAACCCTTTGTATGGCCTGTATTACCTCATGCCATTCCTGCCCTACCGCACCATGAGGGATCATTTCCTGATCTACCCTCTGGGCAGCAATATGCTCACCATCTTGATCTTTGCCGTCATCATCGGAGCATTCTTCCGCGGCAAGAGGCTGCCTCCATCAAAGCTCTTCACTGTCTGGCTCATCTATGCAGCCTATCTCTATTGCTCGATGTGGCTGGGAACTGCCCTTGGACTTTCCAGGGCTCCCCTATGGCTCAACGACACCAACTTTGTAACCTGGAAAGACTACATCCTCATACCGCTGGTCTTCGTAGCTGCAAGCCTGGTCATCGAGGATCGAAAAGCGATCCGGAACATTGTCTTTATTACAGCAATCTCTCTATTGTTCATCGACCGTGCATCCTTGATGGAAAGCCTTTCGCACTCCTGGGCCGCCTTCGACGAGAACAAGCGTGACCCTGGCCCGCTTGCCTGGGGAGCAAACATCACAGCCGCATTCCTCGCACAGTTCGGCATGTTCTTCTGGGGATTTCTTCCCTTCCTCAAGAAGGGGCGATATAAGCTGCTCTGCTACGCGCTTGTGGCAGCAACGCTGCTGGCAACGATGTATACCTTCTCTCGCGCCGCGTATCTCTCTGTACTCGTCGGTGTCTTCATGATTGGCATCCTGAAGAAGCGCCAACTCCTCATTGTGCTCGCGGTCTTTCTCATGGTGTGGCAAGCAGTCGTACCCACTGCAGTGCGTGAACGCGTCAACATGACGGAGAACTCCAACGGCCAACTCGAAGCCTCCGCGCAAGAGCGTGTTGACCTCTGGGAAAACGCCGAGAAATCATTCCTGCACAGCCCCATCGTTGGTAACGGGTACGCAACGTTTCAGCTTGGAGAACACGTCGACAACCTCAGGGACACTCACAATTGGTACGTCAAAGTGGCCGTAGAGACGGGCATCGTCGGCCTCATCATCACCTTCTGGCTGCTTCAACAAATGTTTGCCTTGTCGTTCCGATTATTCTTCAAAGCGGAAGATCCGCTCTACAAAGGCCTTGGTCTGGGTCTCATCGCAGCCATGGCCTCCTGCGTCATTGCCAACTTCTTCGGTGACCGCTGGACCTATCTCGAAATTACGGGGCTGTTGTGGGTTCTCTTCGGTGCTGCTGCACGCGCAAACCAGTTGATGCAAACAGCCCCTGAAGAGGCTCCAGCGCAATTGGCTGCTCCAAGTTCAGACTCAGTAAACCCATATATGGCATACCGATAA
- a CDS encoding glycosyltransferase family 2 protein: MKPAFWICLALTAYAYFGYAICLWLIVRVRRRPVLQQPITPTVSIIIAARNEERNLPIKLDNLQQLAYPKDRIQIVVVSDGSTDRTASILREQPAHVVPVILDESHGKASALNAAVKQATGEVLVFMDTRQTIDANAVAELVSCFADRTIGAVSGELLLENASGAPQTDALGIYWKIEKVVRKLESASGSVVGVTGAIYAMRRELYTDIPAGTLLDDVFVPMNVARTGKRVIFQPTAIARDRIFNEKGKEFSRKVRTLTGNYQLLKLAPWLLSPANPLLFRLISHKLLRLAVPLLLAVMLVTSGMAGGPFYKTLFWIQIFFYALAVIGELNSSVRKFKPIAIANTFVMLNAAAAVAFYNFLTGRSKVWV; encoded by the coding sequence ATGAAACCAGCCTTCTGGATCTGTCTTGCGCTCACGGCCTACGCATACTTCGGCTATGCCATCTGCCTGTGGCTCATCGTTCGCGTGCGCAGACGTCCCGTGCTGCAGCAACCCATCACTCCGACAGTCTCCATCATCATTGCCGCGCGCAATGAAGAGCGCAATCTTCCCATCAAGCTCGACAACCTCCAGCAACTCGCCTATCCCAAAGACCGAATTCAGATAGTCGTCGTCTCCGATGGCTCAACCGACCGCACTGCCAGCATCCTCCGCGAACAGCCTGCTCACGTTGTCCCTGTCATTCTCGATGAATCGCACGGCAAAGCCTCCGCGCTCAACGCCGCGGTCAAACAAGCGACCGGCGAAGTGCTGGTTTTTATGGACACACGCCAGACCATCGACGCCAATGCCGTCGCAGAACTGGTCTCCTGCTTCGCCGATCGCACCATCGGCGCCGTCAGCGGAGAACTCCTCCTCGAAAACGCATCCGGCGCCCCGCAAACTGACGCACTCGGCATCTACTGGAAGATCGAAAAGGTTGTCCGCAAGCTCGAATCCGCATCCGGTTCAGTCGTCGGCGTGACCGGAGCTATCTACGCGATGCGCCGCGAGTTATACACAGATATCCCCGCTGGAACCCTGCTCGATGATGTTTTTGTTCCTATGAACGTCGCCCGCACGGGCAAACGGGTCATCTTCCAGCCAACCGCTATCGCGCGTGACCGCATCTTCAATGAGAAGGGTAAGGAATTCTCGCGCAAGGTTCGCACACTGACAGGCAACTACCAATTACTGAAGCTCGCGCCTTGGCTCCTTTCGCCAGCTAACCCTCTGTTGTTCCGCCTCATCAGCCACAAACTGCTTCGCCTTGCCGTACCGCTGTTGCTGGCAGTCATGCTTGTAACCTCTGGCATGGCGGGTGGCCCGTTCTATAAGACACTCTTCTGGATACAAATCTTTTTCTATGCCTTGGCTGTCATCGGGGAACTTAATTCGTCCGTAAGGAAGTTCAAACCGATTGCGATTGCCAACACCTTCGTCATGCTTAACGCTGCAGCGGCGGTCGCTTTCTACAACTTTCTTACCGGACGCAGCAAGGTATGGGTCTAG